A DNA window from Drosophila biarmipes strain raj3 chromosome 2R, RU_DBia_V1.1, whole genome shotgun sequence contains the following coding sequences:
- the LOC108036906 gene encoding zinc finger protein 665 isoform X10: MCAAQNPPPFGYTWGFADNGSRATESVLEISPNINYTVSGESMPYLLSTDGSLAVQKDVKGLTAGGKNNVVRRMFVVNDPSFPPGTQRVITAGGSTVVKKQDQNQQVLSLDKNCDILPGISVQVQKVIQGLEDNEDSQGEAPNLKLEPGTLELSPKTELQESMHFSETDATIKKERPYSCDECGKSFLLKHHLTTHARVHTGGERPHICTHCGKSFAHKHCLNTHLLLHSTERPYQCQECKKSFTLKHHLLTHSRVHSRERPFVCQECGRAFPLKRHLVTHSKFHAGERPYVCEECGESFAQENHLIMHSRFHGSLNPFVCAECGASFPRKFQLVNHGRIHGKIPHSCTVCGKEFLQKRTLVSHMRRVHTGEQAHPCVSCGEGFLTKAELHQHVRTAHNGVNPNTSSATIIANQQQLQQAHHHQAGQQTHPQTITVVSNPGNSTLLTVSTTDANGVARPQFVCRECGSAFNSREALALHLRLHTGDKSLMTDLCALTAALPGHFLSTASLNPGTVVTANPNLVGQSPVPVQIISSTGQVMSQTTLVQAANSTHPQAVVTAVPTMPVHGQQQHLQHVAQQQQQQQQQQQQQQQQHVVAVAPANKPKSHFCASCGKGFAAKHGLMQHNRRHPNGGCTVRTHVCECGKAFFQKNHLMLHQRQHLETKPAISQQQEATAQQQLAAAGEQQQVQVQIMPDGQIHGKVIKYEICRSVLPEDQQQEQGDMSAD, translated from the exons ATGTGCGCCGCCCAGAATCCGCCGCCCTTCGGCTATACCTGGGGCTTTGCTGACAACGGCAGCCGCGCCACCGAATCGGTCCTGGAGATATCGCCGAACATCAACTACACGGTCAGCGGGGAGTCG ATGCCCTATCTGCTATCGACGGATGGATCATTAGCTGTTCAAAAGGACGTTAAAGGCCTGACAGCTGGCGGCAAAAATAATGTCGTACGTCGCATGTTCGTGGTAAACGATCCGTCATTTCCGCCTGGAACCCAGAG AGTTATCACCGCTGGAGGATCGACGGTGGTCAAGAAGCAGGACCAAAATCAGCAGGTTCTGAGCCTCGACAAGAACT GTGACATACTTCCTGGTATTTCAGTTCAAGTACAGAAAGTAATACAAGGACTGGAAGATAACGAGGACTCGCAGGGCGAAGCACCCAACTTAAAGTTGGAGCCAGGCACATTAGAGTTGTCCCCGAAGACCGAACTACAGGAATCAATGCATTTCAGCGAA ACGGACGCCACCATCAAAAAGGAACGCCCGTACAGTTGCGACGAGTGCGGCAAGTCCTTTCTGCTCAAGCATCATCTGACAACCCACGCACGCGTGCACACAGGTG GTGAACGCCCCCACATCTGCACCCACTGCGGCAAGagcttcgcgcacaagcactGTCTCAACACTCACCTGCTTCTTCACTCCACGGAGCGACCCTATCAGTGCCAGGAGTGCAAGAAGAGCTTCACCCTCAAGCACCATCTGCTGACCCATTCGCGTGTCCATAGCCGCGAGCGACCGTTCGTCTGTCAGGAGTGCGGACGTGCCTTTCCGCTGAAGCGCCACCTGGTCACGCACAGCAAGTTCCACGCAGGCGAGCGACCCTATGTCTGCGAGGAATGCGGGGAGAGCTTTGCTCAGGAAAACCACCTGATTATGCACTCGCG CTTCCATGGCTCGTTGAATCCATTTGTTTGTGCAGAGTGCGGAGCTTCGTTTCCACGCAAGTTCCAACTGGTTAACCACGGGCGCATTCACGGCAAGATCCCCCACTCGTGCACTGTGTGCGGCAAAGAATTTCTACAGAAGCGAACACTGGTTTCCCACATGAG GCGCGTACACACTGGCGAGCAGGCGCATCCCTGCGTCAGCTGCGGCGAGGGATTCCTTACCAAGGCCGAGCTACACCAGCATGTGAGGACGGCGCACAATGGCGTCAATCCGAACACAAGCAGTGCCACCATCATAGCCAATCAGCAG CAGCTGCAACAGGCCCATCACCATCAGGCCGGTCAACAGACGCATCCGCAGACCATAACTGTGGTGAGCAATCCGGGTAACTCCACGCTGCTAACTGTCTCCACGACAGATGCCAATGGCGTGGCGCGTCCACAGTTTGTGTGCCG CGAGTGTGGCAGCGCTTTTAACAGTCGAGAGGCCTTGGCACTTCACTTGCGCCTTCACACTGGCGATAAGAGCCTGATGACAGATCTGTGTGCCTTGACGGCCGCGCTGCCGGGACACTTCTTGAGCACGGCCAGCCTGAATCCAGGCACCGTGGTCACGGCCAACCCGAATCTGGTGGGCCAGAGCCCAGTGCCTGTGCAGATCATATCGTCCACCGGTCAGGTTATGTCGCAGACCACACTGGTGCAGGCCGCCAACTCGACCCATCCGCAGGCTGTGGTCACCGCGGTGCCCACGATGCCCGTAcacggccagcagcagcatctgcagcacgtggcccagcagcagcagcaacagcagcaacaacagcagcaacagcagcagcagcacgtTGTCGCCGTGGCGCCGGCCAACAAGCCCAAGTCGCATTTCTGCGCCAGCTGCGGCAAGGGATTCGCCGCCAAGCACGGACTCATGCAGCACAATAGGCGGCACCCGAACGGCGGATGCACGGTACGCACCCACGTGTGCGAGTGCGGCAAGGCCTTCTTCCAGAAGAACCACCTGATGCTGCACCAGCGCCAGCATCTCGAGACGAAGCCAGCCATATCCCAGCAACAG GAGGCCACTGCCCAGCAGCAATTGGCGGCTGCCGGCGAACAGCAGCAAGTGCAGGTGCAGATAATGCCCGATGGCCAGATCCACGGAAAGGTGATCAAGTACGAGATCTGCCGCAGTGTCTTGCCAGAGGatcagcagcaggagcagggcgACATGAGTGCGGACTAA
- the LOC108036906 gene encoding zinc finger protein 665 isoform X1 — MCAAQNPPPFGYTWGFADNGSRATESVLEISPNINYTVSGESMPYLLSTDGSLAVQKDVKGLTAGGKNNVVRRMFVVNDPSFPPGTQRVITAGGSTVVKKQDQNQQVLSLDKNYLLVDPATAAAAAAAAGGDQGLAHHHTLTNGSIVDAKTGQTVLTAGSAAAKSHFSSIGALHLTQEECNEILIKRAIAAGHHQTHTITAADGSHHHASGGTPSGATTLLGDILPGISVQVQKVIQGLEDNEDSQGEAPNLKLEPGTLELSPKTELQESMHFSETDATIKKERPYSCDECGKSFLLKHHLTTHARVHTGGERPHICTHCGKSFAHKHCLNTHLLLHSTERPYQCQECKKSFTLKHHLLTHSRVHSRERPFVCQECGRAFPLKRHLVTHSKFHAGERPYVCEECGESFAQENHLIMHSRFHGSLNPFVCAECGASFPRKFQLVNHGRIHGKIPHSCTVCGKEFLQKRTLVSHMRRVHTGEQAHPCVSCGEGFLTKAELHQHVRTAHNGVNPNTSSATIIANQQQLQQAHHHQAGQQTHPQTITVVSNPGNSTLLTVSTTDANGVARPQFVCRECGSAFNSREALALHLRLHTGDKSLMTDLCALTAALPGHFLSTASLNPGTVVTANPNLVGQSPVPVQIISSTGQVMSQTTLVQAANSTHPQAVVTAVPTMPVHGQQQHLQHVAQQQQQQQQQQQQQQQQHVVAVAPANKPKSHFCASCGKGFAAKHGLMQHNRRHPNGGCTVRTHVCECGKAFFQKNHLMLHQRQHLETKPAISQQQEATAQQQLAAAGEQQQVQVQIMPDGQIHGKVIKYEICRSVLPEDQQQEQGDMSAD; from the exons ATGTGCGCCGCCCAGAATCCGCCGCCCTTCGGCTATACCTGGGGCTTTGCTGACAACGGCAGCCGCGCCACCGAATCGGTCCTGGAGATATCGCCGAACATCAACTACACGGTCAGCGGGGAGTCG ATGCCCTATCTGCTATCGACGGATGGATCATTAGCTGTTCAAAAGGACGTTAAAGGCCTGACAGCTGGCGGCAAAAATAATGTCGTACGTCGCATGTTCGTGGTAAACGATCCGTCATTTCCGCCTGGAACCCAGAG AGTTATCACCGCTGGAGGATCGACGGTGGTCAAGAAGCAGGACCAAAATCAGCAGGTTCTGAGCCTCGACAAGAACT ATCTGCTGGTGGATCCGGCCAcggccgcagcagcagctgccgctgctggTGGGGATCAGGGGCTCGCCCACCACCACACGCTGACCAACGGCAGCATAGTTGATGCCAAGACCGGACAGACGGTGCTAACCGCCGGCTCTGCGGCGGCCAAGTCGCACTTCAGCTCGATCGGAGCGCTGCATCTCACGCAAGAGGAGTGCAATGAGATCCTGATCAAGCGCGCCATCGCTGCCGGCCACCATCAGACGCACACGATCACCGCTGCCGACGGATCCCATCACCATGCGTCCGGCGGGACACCAA GCGGTGCAACAACACTCTTAGGTGACATACTTCCTGGTATTTCAGTTCAAGTACAGAAAGTAATACAAGGACTGGAAGATAACGAGGACTCGCAGGGCGAAGCACCCAACTTAAAGTTGGAGCCAGGCACATTAGAGTTGTCCCCGAAGACCGAACTACAGGAATCAATGCATTTCAGCGAA ACGGACGCCACCATCAAAAAGGAACGCCCGTACAGTTGCGACGAGTGCGGCAAGTCCTTTCTGCTCAAGCATCATCTGACAACCCACGCACGCGTGCACACAGGTG GTGAACGCCCCCACATCTGCACCCACTGCGGCAAGagcttcgcgcacaagcactGTCTCAACACTCACCTGCTTCTTCACTCCACGGAGCGACCCTATCAGTGCCAGGAGTGCAAGAAGAGCTTCACCCTCAAGCACCATCTGCTGACCCATTCGCGTGTCCATAGCCGCGAGCGACCGTTCGTCTGTCAGGAGTGCGGACGTGCCTTTCCGCTGAAGCGCCACCTGGTCACGCACAGCAAGTTCCACGCAGGCGAGCGACCCTATGTCTGCGAGGAATGCGGGGAGAGCTTTGCTCAGGAAAACCACCTGATTATGCACTCGCG CTTCCATGGCTCGTTGAATCCATTTGTTTGTGCAGAGTGCGGAGCTTCGTTTCCACGCAAGTTCCAACTGGTTAACCACGGGCGCATTCACGGCAAGATCCCCCACTCGTGCACTGTGTGCGGCAAAGAATTTCTACAGAAGCGAACACTGGTTTCCCACATGAG GCGCGTACACACTGGCGAGCAGGCGCATCCCTGCGTCAGCTGCGGCGAGGGATTCCTTACCAAGGCCGAGCTACACCAGCATGTGAGGACGGCGCACAATGGCGTCAATCCGAACACAAGCAGTGCCACCATCATAGCCAATCAGCAG CAGCTGCAACAGGCCCATCACCATCAGGCCGGTCAACAGACGCATCCGCAGACCATAACTGTGGTGAGCAATCCGGGTAACTCCACGCTGCTAACTGTCTCCACGACAGATGCCAATGGCGTGGCGCGTCCACAGTTTGTGTGCCG CGAGTGTGGCAGCGCTTTTAACAGTCGAGAGGCCTTGGCACTTCACTTGCGCCTTCACACTGGCGATAAGAGCCTGATGACAGATCTGTGTGCCTTGACGGCCGCGCTGCCGGGACACTTCTTGAGCACGGCCAGCCTGAATCCAGGCACCGTGGTCACGGCCAACCCGAATCTGGTGGGCCAGAGCCCAGTGCCTGTGCAGATCATATCGTCCACCGGTCAGGTTATGTCGCAGACCACACTGGTGCAGGCCGCCAACTCGACCCATCCGCAGGCTGTGGTCACCGCGGTGCCCACGATGCCCGTAcacggccagcagcagcatctgcagcacgtggcccagcagcagcagcaacagcagcaacaacagcagcaacagcagcagcagcacgtTGTCGCCGTGGCGCCGGCCAACAAGCCCAAGTCGCATTTCTGCGCCAGCTGCGGCAAGGGATTCGCCGCCAAGCACGGACTCATGCAGCACAATAGGCGGCACCCGAACGGCGGATGCACGGTACGCACCCACGTGTGCGAGTGCGGCAAGGCCTTCTTCCAGAAGAACCACCTGATGCTGCACCAGCGCCAGCATCTCGAGACGAAGCCAGCCATATCCCAGCAACAG GAGGCCACTGCCCAGCAGCAATTGGCGGCTGCCGGCGAACAGCAGCAAGTGCAGGTGCAGATAATGCCCGATGGCCAGATCCACGGAAAGGTGATCAAGTACGAGATCTGCCGCAGTGTCTTGCCAGAGGatcagcagcaggagcagggcgACATGAGTGCGGACTAA
- the LOC108036906 gene encoding zinc finger protein 189 isoform X9, whose amino-acid sequence MCAAQNPPPFGYTWGFADNGSRATESVLEISPNINYTVSGESMPYLLSTDGSLAVQKDVKGLTAGGKNNVVRRMFVVNDPSFPPGTQRVITAGGSTVVKKQDQNQQVLSLDKNYLLVDPATAAAAAAAAGGDQGLAHHHTLTNGSIVDAKTGQTVLTAGSAAAKSHFSSIGALHLTQEECNEILIKRAIAAGHHQTHTITAADGSHHHASGGTPSDILPGISVQVQKVIQGLEDNEDSQGEAPNLKLEPGTLELSPKTELQESMHFSETDATIKKERPYSCDECGKSFLLKHHLTTHARVHTGERPHICTHCGKSFAHKHCLNTHLLLHSTERPYQCQECKKSFTLKHHLLTHSRVHSRERPFVCQECGRAFPLKRHLVTHSKFHAGERPYVCEECGESFAQENHLIMHSRFHGSLNPFVCAECGASFPRKFQLVNHGRIHGKIPHSCTVCGKEFLQKRTLVSHMRRVHTGEQAHPCVSCGEGFLTKAELHQHVRTAHNGVNPNTSSATIIANQQQLQQAHHHQAGQQTHPQTITVVSNPGNSTLLTVSTTDANGVARPQFVCRECGSAFNSREALALHLRLHTGDKSLMTDLCALTAALPGHFLSTASLNPGTVVTANPNLVGQSPVPVQIISSTGQVMSQTTLVQAANSTHPQAVVTAVPTMPVHGQQQHLQHVAQQQQQQQQQQQQQQQQHVVAVAPANKPKSHFCASCGKGFAAKHGLMQHNRRHPNGGCTVRTHVCECGKAFFQKNHLMLHQRQHLETKPAISQQQVC is encoded by the exons ATGTGCGCCGCCCAGAATCCGCCGCCCTTCGGCTATACCTGGGGCTTTGCTGACAACGGCAGCCGCGCCACCGAATCGGTCCTGGAGATATCGCCGAACATCAACTACACGGTCAGCGGGGAGTCG ATGCCCTATCTGCTATCGACGGATGGATCATTAGCTGTTCAAAAGGACGTTAAAGGCCTGACAGCTGGCGGCAAAAATAATGTCGTACGTCGCATGTTCGTGGTAAACGATCCGTCATTTCCGCCTGGAACCCAGAG AGTTATCACCGCTGGAGGATCGACGGTGGTCAAGAAGCAGGACCAAAATCAGCAGGTTCTGAGCCTCGACAAGAACT ATCTGCTGGTGGATCCGGCCAcggccgcagcagcagctgccgctgctggTGGGGATCAGGGGCTCGCCCACCACCACACGCTGACCAACGGCAGCATAGTTGATGCCAAGACCGGACAGACGGTGCTAACCGCCGGCTCTGCGGCGGCCAAGTCGCACTTCAGCTCGATCGGAGCGCTGCATCTCACGCAAGAGGAGTGCAATGAGATCCTGATCAAGCGCGCCATCGCTGCCGGCCACCATCAGACGCACACGATCACCGCTGCCGACGGATCCCATCACCATGCGTCCGGCGGGACACCAA GTGACATACTTCCTGGTATTTCAGTTCAAGTACAGAAAGTAATACAAGGACTGGAAGATAACGAGGACTCGCAGGGCGAAGCACCCAACTTAAAGTTGGAGCCAGGCACATTAGAGTTGTCCCCGAAGACCGAACTACAGGAATCAATGCATTTCAGCGAA ACGGACGCCACCATCAAAAAGGAACGCCCGTACAGTTGCGACGAGTGCGGCAAGTCCTTTCTGCTCAAGCATCATCTGACAACCCACGCACGCGTGCACACAG GTGAACGCCCCCACATCTGCACCCACTGCGGCAAGagcttcgcgcacaagcactGTCTCAACACTCACCTGCTTCTTCACTCCACGGAGCGACCCTATCAGTGCCAGGAGTGCAAGAAGAGCTTCACCCTCAAGCACCATCTGCTGACCCATTCGCGTGTCCATAGCCGCGAGCGACCGTTCGTCTGTCAGGAGTGCGGACGTGCCTTTCCGCTGAAGCGCCACCTGGTCACGCACAGCAAGTTCCACGCAGGCGAGCGACCCTATGTCTGCGAGGAATGCGGGGAGAGCTTTGCTCAGGAAAACCACCTGATTATGCACTCGCG CTTCCATGGCTCGTTGAATCCATTTGTTTGTGCAGAGTGCGGAGCTTCGTTTCCACGCAAGTTCCAACTGGTTAACCACGGGCGCATTCACGGCAAGATCCCCCACTCGTGCACTGTGTGCGGCAAAGAATTTCTACAGAAGCGAACACTGGTTTCCCACATGAG GCGCGTACACACTGGCGAGCAGGCGCATCCCTGCGTCAGCTGCGGCGAGGGATTCCTTACCAAGGCCGAGCTACACCAGCATGTGAGGACGGCGCACAATGGCGTCAATCCGAACACAAGCAGTGCCACCATCATAGCCAATCAGCAG CAGCTGCAACAGGCCCATCACCATCAGGCCGGTCAACAGACGCATCCGCAGACCATAACTGTGGTGAGCAATCCGGGTAACTCCACGCTGCTAACTGTCTCCACGACAGATGCCAATGGCGTGGCGCGTCCACAGTTTGTGTGCCG CGAGTGTGGCAGCGCTTTTAACAGTCGAGAGGCCTTGGCACTTCACTTGCGCCTTCACACTGGCGATAAGAGCCTGATGACAGATCTGTGTGCCTTGACGGCCGCGCTGCCGGGACACTTCTTGAGCACGGCCAGCCTGAATCCAGGCACCGTGGTCACGGCCAACCCGAATCTGGTGGGCCAGAGCCCAGTGCCTGTGCAGATCATATCGTCCACCGGTCAGGTTATGTCGCAGACCACACTGGTGCAGGCCGCCAACTCGACCCATCCGCAGGCTGTGGTCACCGCGGTGCCCACGATGCCCGTAcacggccagcagcagcatctgcagcacgtggcccagcagcagcagcaacagcagcaacaacagcagcaacagcagcagcagcacgtTGTCGCCGTGGCGCCGGCCAACAAGCCCAAGTCGCATTTCTGCGCCAGCTGCGGCAAGGGATTCGCCGCCAAGCACGGACTCATGCAGCACAATAGGCGGCACCCGAACGGCGGATGCACGGTACGCACCCACGTGTGCGAGTGCGGCAAGGCCTTCTTCCAGAAGAACCACCTGATGCTGCACCAGCGCCAGCATCTCGAGACGAAGCCAGCCATATCCCAGCAACAGGTATGCTAG
- the LOC108036906 gene encoding zinc finger protein 615 isoform X12, producing the protein MCAAQNPPPFGYTWGFADNGSRATESVLEISPNINYTVSGESMPYLLSTDGSLAVQKDVKGLTAGGKNNVVRRMFVVNDPSFPPGTQRVITAGGSTVVKKQDQNQQVLSLDKNCDILPGISVQVQKVIQGLEDNEDSQGEAPNLKLEPGTLELSPKTELQESMHFSETDATIKKERPYSCDECGKSFLLKHHLTTHARVHTGERPHICTHCGKSFAHKHCLNTHLLLHSTERPYQCQECKKSFTLKHHLLTHSRVHSRERPFVCQECGRAFPLKRHLVTHSKFHAGERPYVCEECGESFAQENHLIMHSRFHGSLNPFVCAECGASFPRKFQLVNHGRIHGKIPHSCTVCGKEFLQKRTLVSHMRRVHTGEQAHPCVSCGEGFLTKAELHQHVRTAHNGVNPNTSSATIIANQQLQQAHHHQAGQQTHPQTITVVSNPGNSTLLTVSTTDANGVARPQFVCRECGSAFNSREALALHLRLHTGDKSLMTDLCALTAALPGHFLSTASLNPGTVVTANPNLVGQSPVPVQIISSTGQVMSQTTLVQAANSTHPQAVVTAVPTMPVHGQQQHLQHVAQQQQQQQQQQQQQQQQHVVAVAPANKPKSHFCASCGKGFAAKHGLMQHNRRHPNGGCTVRTHVCECGKAFFQKNHLMLHQRQHLETKPAISQQQVC; encoded by the exons ATGTGCGCCGCCCAGAATCCGCCGCCCTTCGGCTATACCTGGGGCTTTGCTGACAACGGCAGCCGCGCCACCGAATCGGTCCTGGAGATATCGCCGAACATCAACTACACGGTCAGCGGGGAGTCG ATGCCCTATCTGCTATCGACGGATGGATCATTAGCTGTTCAAAAGGACGTTAAAGGCCTGACAGCTGGCGGCAAAAATAATGTCGTACGTCGCATGTTCGTGGTAAACGATCCGTCATTTCCGCCTGGAACCCAGAG AGTTATCACCGCTGGAGGATCGACGGTGGTCAAGAAGCAGGACCAAAATCAGCAGGTTCTGAGCCTCGACAAGAACT GTGACATACTTCCTGGTATTTCAGTTCAAGTACAGAAAGTAATACAAGGACTGGAAGATAACGAGGACTCGCAGGGCGAAGCACCCAACTTAAAGTTGGAGCCAGGCACATTAGAGTTGTCCCCGAAGACCGAACTACAGGAATCAATGCATTTCAGCGAA ACGGACGCCACCATCAAAAAGGAACGCCCGTACAGTTGCGACGAGTGCGGCAAGTCCTTTCTGCTCAAGCATCATCTGACAACCCACGCACGCGTGCACACAG GTGAACGCCCCCACATCTGCACCCACTGCGGCAAGagcttcgcgcacaagcactGTCTCAACACTCACCTGCTTCTTCACTCCACGGAGCGACCCTATCAGTGCCAGGAGTGCAAGAAGAGCTTCACCCTCAAGCACCATCTGCTGACCCATTCGCGTGTCCATAGCCGCGAGCGACCGTTCGTCTGTCAGGAGTGCGGACGTGCCTTTCCGCTGAAGCGCCACCTGGTCACGCACAGCAAGTTCCACGCAGGCGAGCGACCCTATGTCTGCGAGGAATGCGGGGAGAGCTTTGCTCAGGAAAACCACCTGATTATGCACTCGCG CTTCCATGGCTCGTTGAATCCATTTGTTTGTGCAGAGTGCGGAGCTTCGTTTCCACGCAAGTTCCAACTGGTTAACCACGGGCGCATTCACGGCAAGATCCCCCACTCGTGCACTGTGTGCGGCAAAGAATTTCTACAGAAGCGAACACTGGTTTCCCACATGAG GCGCGTACACACTGGCGAGCAGGCGCATCCCTGCGTCAGCTGCGGCGAGGGATTCCTTACCAAGGCCGAGCTACACCAGCATGTGAGGACGGCGCACAATGGCGTCAATCCGAACACAAGCAGTGCCACCATCATAGCCAATCAGCAG CTGCAACAGGCCCATCACCATCAGGCCGGTCAACAGACGCATCCGCAGACCATAACTGTGGTGAGCAATCCGGGTAACTCCACGCTGCTAACTGTCTCCACGACAGATGCCAATGGCGTGGCGCGTCCACAGTTTGTGTGCCG CGAGTGTGGCAGCGCTTTTAACAGTCGAGAGGCCTTGGCACTTCACTTGCGCCTTCACACTGGCGATAAGAGCCTGATGACAGATCTGTGTGCCTTGACGGCCGCGCTGCCGGGACACTTCTTGAGCACGGCCAGCCTGAATCCAGGCACCGTGGTCACGGCCAACCCGAATCTGGTGGGCCAGAGCCCAGTGCCTGTGCAGATCATATCGTCCACCGGTCAGGTTATGTCGCAGACCACACTGGTGCAGGCCGCCAACTCGACCCATCCGCAGGCTGTGGTCACCGCGGTGCCCACGATGCCCGTAcacggccagcagcagcatctgcagcacgtggcccagcagcagcagcaacagcagcaacaacagcagcaacagcagcagcagcacgtTGTCGCCGTGGCGCCGGCCAACAAGCCCAAGTCGCATTTCTGCGCCAGCTGCGGCAAGGGATTCGCCGCCAAGCACGGACTCATGCAGCACAATAGGCGGCACCCGAACGGCGGATGCACGGTACGCACCCACGTGTGCGAGTGCGGCAAGGCCTTCTTCCAGAAGAACCACCTGATGCTGCACCAGCGCCAGCATCTCGAGACGAAGCCAGCCATATCCCAGCAACAGGTATGCTAG